In the genome of Augochlora pura isolate Apur16 chromosome 8, APUR_v2.2.1, whole genome shotgun sequence, one region contains:
- the G9a gene encoding histone-lysine N-methyltransferase G9a isoform X1: protein MSEIKCKETATMEGCQEGGEEEGMMAVERVEDKVSIQKILEGMTNEFNKTVSPVKNTEINRTEKSDHEEIEKPAAKPDEILPIEKELDADGDQEAVPSKENVTTGSAAIEENHKEDENTGKQETLKKDSNGIPRIVLTFRTIDENTDHGKKTKISSCSSNLTLVPDELVNCDQIGGVSVKIENSDENSDAIEKSDSEEGKTEDPVKEPEVKEPEKAMEETKTTKEEPETKVEEKDTVTNEKVKTDETDASVERTEQGDRADNAAPVTRKRRTGRPRLRALSDHTEEAPGPKRSARRLCKESLKSTVLESAMARKEKSNYTEENLQFKKQRKYNKPGRPKKVVQGKDQNKQTQAKPPDIRQDAEASIIDGNISISEINSTLDSSRNSAISENNTNEAILDETQSFSSDFEGMPKLSPMIKSSESQTKLSNSIGSPLSDDVPLADIEKPFLKPATGRPKRERGRPRGSQGARKIAKADLFEDGSASVAETGKNNDYPEEGTVPAKRTRRSMAPSPSPAEGQASKPESTAIMSETYGQSMLCLCQVRSQLYVTITGSGAPLYCTAIDSIDNRLVGCCNEVDSNDVAMRRPSARVPFIILCRMHKERLLRHNCCPSCGLFCSQGRFVQCVNGHQYHRECEIYPNKKGVCPHCGSETTAYDVMVTMSGLRKPVFIPTRKKFSKLPSAKITLPGKGDNTKLAERPPSPLIPPDVIKTPEPSLNSERPERYTIMSLYTSVKNGDLEKLVNVLACGYNANHTFREYAHRTGLHIAADKGHLSCVHVLVQAGAQLDLMDRNQLTPLMLAASKGKADVVKYLIRIGADVTLKGEDGMTALHMAAKSGHLDVCRIILTECKAPRTLVDSVDDGGWTSLIWACEFCHADVARFLLDKKCDPLIRDAEQNIALHWSAYSGSSEITEMLLNEGCDVNAVNVHGDTPLHIAARQDQYAVSVLLLARGAKIGEVNAAGETAVNCCTNDGDTMSALRLNAKVNELSEHMWEKTVKILTNDISRGKETNPIQCVNGHDAEDKPTDFLYVTENCFTSSINVDRTITSLQSCRCEDNCSSEKCLCGNISLRCWYDEEGKLIPEFNYADPPMLFECNPACDCNRITCNNRVVQHGLTQRFQLFRTKGKGWGLRTLRHIPKGSYVCEYVGEIISDSEADHREDDSYLFDLDNRDGETYCIDARRYGNIARFINHSCAPNLLPVRVFVEHQDLHFPRIAFFANRDIEADEELGFDYGEKFWIIKCKSFTCTCGAENCRYSEKTIQVTLDNYRRKIQQEEMLAAQSS, encoded by the exons ATGTCGGAGATTAAGTGTAAGGAGACTGCCACGATGGAGGGTTGTCAAGAAGGGGGCGAAGAGGAAGGTATGATGGCTGTCGAGAGGGTCGAAGATAAGGTCAGTATCCAAAAGATCCTCGAGGGTATGACGAATGAATTTAACAAAACCGTGAGTCCCGTCAAAAACACAGAGATTAATCGAACGGAAAAATCGGATCACGAAGAGATCGAAAAACCGGCAGCAAAACCCGACGAAATATTGCCGATCGAGAAGGAACTCGATGCCGACGGGGATCAGGAAGCGGTTCcatcgaaagaaaatgttaccaCAGGTTCAGCAGCGATCGAGGAAAATCATAAGGAGGATGAAAATACCGGTAAACAAGAAACGTTGAAGAAGGATAGCAATGGCATTCCTCGTATTGTTCTCACATTTCGAACGATCGACGAGAATACCGATCATGGCAAGAAAACGAAGATATCAAGCTGTTCCTCCAACCTCACCTTAGTTCCTGATGAATTGGTAAATTGTGATCAAATTGGCGGTGTGTCTGTAAAGATTGAGAACTCCGATGAGAATTCTGATGCCATCGAGAAGTCTGATTCGGAGGAGGGTAAAACAGAAGACCCTGTTAAAGAACCAGAAGTTAAAGAACCAGAAAAGGCTATGGAGGAGACAAAGACTACCAAGGAAGAGCCAGAGACAAAAGTAGAAGAAAAGGATACAGTTACCAATGAGAAAGTAAAGACTGATGAAACAGATGCTTCTGTAGAACGTACAGAACAAGGTGACAGGGCAGACAACGCAGCTCCGGTTACTAGGAAAAGAAGGACAGGACGACCTAGATTAAGAGCACTTag TGACCACACAGAAGAAGCTCCAGGTCCTAAACGTTCAGCAAGAAGATTATGCAAAGAATCATTAAAGAGTACTGTGCTAGAAAGTGCCATGGCTAGGAAAGAGAAGTCTAATTACACAGAAgaaaatttacagtttaaGAAACAACGAAAGTACAATAAACCGGGAAGACCCAAGAAAGTAGTCCAAGGAAAAGatcaaaataaacaaacacaAGCTAAACCTCCCGATATACGTCAGGATGCAGAAGCTTCCATTATTGATGGGAATATTAGTATCTCTGAGATAAACTCAACGTTGGACTCTTCTAGAAATTCAGCTATATCAGAAAATAACACAAATGAGGCAATCCTGGATGAGACTCAAAGTTTCTCTTCAGACTTTGAGGGTATGCCAAAATTGTCTCCTATGATAAAAAGCTCTGAATCTCAAACAAAATTGAGTAATTCAATTGGCAGTCCGCTAAGTGACGATGTACCTTTAGCAGACATTGAAAAGCCATTTTTAAAGCCTGCCACTGGTAGACCTAAGCGAGAAAGAGGCAGACCTAGGGGAAGTCAAGGTGCAAGGAAAATAGCAAAGGCAGATTTATTTGAAG atgGTTCTGCATCTGTAGCAGAAACAGGCAAAAACAATGACTATCCTGAag AAGGAACTGTACCAGCTAAACGGACGCGCAGAAGTATGGCTCCAAGCCCTAGTCCTGCTGAGGGACAAGCCTCGAAGCCAGAGTCAACAGCAATTATGAGTGAA ACATATGGTCAATCAATGTTATGTTTATGCCAAGTAAGATCACAGTTGTATGTAACAATAACTGGTTCTGGGGCACCGCTATATTGTACTGCAATAGATTCTATTGATAATAGACTGGTAGGTTGCTGCAACGAAGTTGATAGCAACGATGTTGCAATGAGAAGACCTAGTGCTCGCGTCCCCTTCATAATCTTGTGTAGAATGCACAAAGAAAGACTTTTAAGGCACAATTGCTGCCCTTCCTGTGGACTGTTCTGTTCCCAAGGAAGGTTCGTGCAATGCGTGAATGGTCACCAATATCATCGCGAGTGCGAGATCTATCCAAACAAGAAAGGGGTGTGTCCACACTGTGGCAGCGAGACTACAGCGTATGACGTAATGGTTACCATGAGTGGCCTCCGGAAGCCTGTTTTCATTCCAACTCGTAAGAAATTCTCGAAATTACCGTCTGCAAAGATAACTCTGCCAGGGAAAGGTGACAACACGAAATTGGCAGAACGTCCCCCTAGTCCTCTGATTCCACCCGATGTAATTAAAACCCCTGAACCATCCCTCAATTCTGAGAGACCGGAACGTTACACTATCATGAGTCTGTATACTTCTGTGAAAAACGGGGACTTAGAGAAGTTGGTTAATGTTTTAG CATGCGGTTATAACGCAAATCATACATTCCGAGAGTATGCTCATCGAACTGGACTTCACATAGCTGCGGATAAGGGTCACTTATCTTGCGTACACGTATTAGTGCAGGCCGGTGCTCAATTAGACTTGATGGATAGAAATCAGTTAACGCCTCTGATGCTAGCTGCTAGCAAGGGTAAAGCCGACGTAGTCAAATATCTGATAAGGATAGGTGCCGATGTTACATTGAAAGGAGAGGATGGCATGACTGCTTTACATATGGCTGCAAAGTCTGGGCATTTAGACGTatgtcgaattattttaacagaatGCAAAGCACCGAGAACGTTAGTAG actCTGTGGACGACGGTGGATGGACGAGTTTAATTTGGGCATGCGAATTTTGTCATGCTGATGTCGCACGATTTTTGTTAGATAAAAAATGCGACCCGTTAATTCGAGATGCAGAACAAAATATAGCGTTGCATTGGAGTGCGTACAGCGGGAGTTCCGAAATCACCGAGATGCTCCTTAACGAAGGTTGCGATGTGAATGCTGTTAACGTTCACGGCGACACGCCTTT ACACATAGCTGCAAGGCAAGACCAGTATGCAGTGAGTGTTCTGTTATTAGCACGCGGTGCTAAAATAGGCGAAGTAAACGCTGCTGGTGAAACAGCTGTAAACTGTTGTACAAATGACGGGGACACCATGTCTGCATTAAGATTAAATGCTAAAGTTAATGAACTTTCTGAGCACATGTGGgagaaaacagtaaaaattttaactaa TGATATTTCGCGCGGCAAAGAAACGAATCCTATTCAATGCGTTAACGGACACGACGCCGAAGACAAGCCAACAGATTTCTTGTATGTGACTGAGAACTGTTTTACAAGTAGCATAAATGTTGACCGTACGATAACGTCTTTACAGTCTTGTCGTTGCGAAGATAACTGTAGTTCAGAAAAGTGTTTGTGTGGAAATATTAGTCTCAGGTGTTGGTACGACGAAGAAGGGAAATTGATTCCTGAATTTAATTATGCTG ATCCTCCGATGTTATTTGAATGTAATCCAGCTTGCGATTGTAATCGTATAACGTGCAATAATCGCGTTGTACAACACGGTTTGACGCAAAGGTTTCAATTGTTCCGAACGAAGGGTAAAGGTTGGGGTCTTAGAACATTGCGACACATTCCTAAAGGTTCCTACGTGTGCGAATATGTTGGCGAGATTATATCTGATTCTGAAGCTGATCACAGAGAAGATGATTCGTATCTATTTGATTTAGATAATAGG GATGGAGAGACTTATTGTATAGATGCAAGACGATACGGGAATATTGCTCGTTTCATAAATCATTCTTGCGCACCTAATCTCTTGCCTGTGCGAGTATTCGTCGAGCATCAAGATTTGCATTTTCCTAGGATAGCATTTTTTGCGAATCGTGACATCGAGGCTGACGAAGAGCTCGG TTTCGATTACGGAGAAAAGTTCTGGATAATAAAATGCAAGTCGTTCACGTGTACCTGTGGAGCCGAAAACTGCCGATATTCTGAGAAGACTATACAAGTCACTTTGGACAACTATCGCAGGAAAATACAGCAGGAAGAAATGCTGGCAGCTCAATCATCGTAA
- the G9a gene encoding histone-lysine N-methyltransferase G9a isoform X2, protein MSEIKCKETATMEGCQEGGEEEGMMAVERVEDKVSIQKILEGMTNEFNKTVSPVKNTEINRTEKSDHEEIEKPAAKPDEILPIEKELDADGDQEAVPSKENVTTGSAAIEENHKEDENTGKQETLKKDSNGIPRIVLTFRTIDENTDHGKKTKISSCSSNLTLVPDELVNCDQIGGVSVKIENSDENSDAIEKSDSEEGKTEDPVKEPEVKEPEKAMEETKTTKEEPETKVEEKDTVTNEKVKTDETDASVERTEQGDRADNAAPVTRKRRTGRPRLRALSDHTEEAPGPKRSARRLCKESLKSTVLESAMARKEKSNYTEENLQFKKQRKYNKPGRPKKVVQGKDQNKQTQAKPPDIRQDAEASIIDGNISISEINSTLDSSRNSAISENNTNEAILDETQSFSSDFEGMPKLSPMIKSSESQTKLSNSIGSPLSDDVPLADIEKPFLKPATGRPKRERGRPRGSQGARKIAKADLFEDGSASVAETGKNNDYPEEGTVPAKRTRRSMAPSPSPAEGQASKPESTAIMSETYGQSMLCLCQVRSQLYVTITGSGAPLYCTAIDSIDNRLVGCCNEVDSNDVAMRRPSARVPFIILCRMHKERLLRHNCCPSCGLFCSQGRFVQCVNGHQYHRECEIYPNKKGVCPHCGSETTAYDVMVTMSGLRKPVFIPTRKKFSKLPSAKITLPGKGDNTKLAERPPSPLIPPDVIKTPEPSLNSERPERYTIMSLYTSVKNGDLEKLVNVLACGYNANHTFREYAHRTGLHIAADKGHLSCVHVLVQAGAQLDLMDRNQLTPLMLAASKGKADVVKYLIRIGADVTLKGEDGMTALHMAAKSGHLDVCRIILTECKAPRTLVDSVDDGGWTSLIWACEFCHADVARFLLDKKCDPLIRDAEQNIALHWSAYSGSSEITEMLLNEGCDVNAVNVHGDTPLHIAARQDQYAVSVLLLARGAKIGEVNAAGETAVNCCTNDGDTMSALRLNAKVNELSEHMWEKTVKILTNDISRGKETNPIQCVNGHDAEDKPTDFFLVVAKITVVQKSVCVEILVSGVGTTKKGN, encoded by the exons ATGTCGGAGATTAAGTGTAAGGAGACTGCCACGATGGAGGGTTGTCAAGAAGGGGGCGAAGAGGAAGGTATGATGGCTGTCGAGAGGGTCGAAGATAAGGTCAGTATCCAAAAGATCCTCGAGGGTATGACGAATGAATTTAACAAAACCGTGAGTCCCGTCAAAAACACAGAGATTAATCGAACGGAAAAATCGGATCACGAAGAGATCGAAAAACCGGCAGCAAAACCCGACGAAATATTGCCGATCGAGAAGGAACTCGATGCCGACGGGGATCAGGAAGCGGTTCcatcgaaagaaaatgttaccaCAGGTTCAGCAGCGATCGAGGAAAATCATAAGGAGGATGAAAATACCGGTAAACAAGAAACGTTGAAGAAGGATAGCAATGGCATTCCTCGTATTGTTCTCACATTTCGAACGATCGACGAGAATACCGATCATGGCAAGAAAACGAAGATATCAAGCTGTTCCTCCAACCTCACCTTAGTTCCTGATGAATTGGTAAATTGTGATCAAATTGGCGGTGTGTCTGTAAAGATTGAGAACTCCGATGAGAATTCTGATGCCATCGAGAAGTCTGATTCGGAGGAGGGTAAAACAGAAGACCCTGTTAAAGAACCAGAAGTTAAAGAACCAGAAAAGGCTATGGAGGAGACAAAGACTACCAAGGAAGAGCCAGAGACAAAAGTAGAAGAAAAGGATACAGTTACCAATGAGAAAGTAAAGACTGATGAAACAGATGCTTCTGTAGAACGTACAGAACAAGGTGACAGGGCAGACAACGCAGCTCCGGTTACTAGGAAAAGAAGGACAGGACGACCTAGATTAAGAGCACTTag TGACCACACAGAAGAAGCTCCAGGTCCTAAACGTTCAGCAAGAAGATTATGCAAAGAATCATTAAAGAGTACTGTGCTAGAAAGTGCCATGGCTAGGAAAGAGAAGTCTAATTACACAGAAgaaaatttacagtttaaGAAACAACGAAAGTACAATAAACCGGGAAGACCCAAGAAAGTAGTCCAAGGAAAAGatcaaaataaacaaacacaAGCTAAACCTCCCGATATACGTCAGGATGCAGAAGCTTCCATTATTGATGGGAATATTAGTATCTCTGAGATAAACTCAACGTTGGACTCTTCTAGAAATTCAGCTATATCAGAAAATAACACAAATGAGGCAATCCTGGATGAGACTCAAAGTTTCTCTTCAGACTTTGAGGGTATGCCAAAATTGTCTCCTATGATAAAAAGCTCTGAATCTCAAACAAAATTGAGTAATTCAATTGGCAGTCCGCTAAGTGACGATGTACCTTTAGCAGACATTGAAAAGCCATTTTTAAAGCCTGCCACTGGTAGACCTAAGCGAGAAAGAGGCAGACCTAGGGGAAGTCAAGGTGCAAGGAAAATAGCAAAGGCAGATTTATTTGAAG atgGTTCTGCATCTGTAGCAGAAACAGGCAAAAACAATGACTATCCTGAag AAGGAACTGTACCAGCTAAACGGACGCGCAGAAGTATGGCTCCAAGCCCTAGTCCTGCTGAGGGACAAGCCTCGAAGCCAGAGTCAACAGCAATTATGAGTGAA ACATATGGTCAATCAATGTTATGTTTATGCCAAGTAAGATCACAGTTGTATGTAACAATAACTGGTTCTGGGGCACCGCTATATTGTACTGCAATAGATTCTATTGATAATAGACTGGTAGGTTGCTGCAACGAAGTTGATAGCAACGATGTTGCAATGAGAAGACCTAGTGCTCGCGTCCCCTTCATAATCTTGTGTAGAATGCACAAAGAAAGACTTTTAAGGCACAATTGCTGCCCTTCCTGTGGACTGTTCTGTTCCCAAGGAAGGTTCGTGCAATGCGTGAATGGTCACCAATATCATCGCGAGTGCGAGATCTATCCAAACAAGAAAGGGGTGTGTCCACACTGTGGCAGCGAGACTACAGCGTATGACGTAATGGTTACCATGAGTGGCCTCCGGAAGCCTGTTTTCATTCCAACTCGTAAGAAATTCTCGAAATTACCGTCTGCAAAGATAACTCTGCCAGGGAAAGGTGACAACACGAAATTGGCAGAACGTCCCCCTAGTCCTCTGATTCCACCCGATGTAATTAAAACCCCTGAACCATCCCTCAATTCTGAGAGACCGGAACGTTACACTATCATGAGTCTGTATACTTCTGTGAAAAACGGGGACTTAGAGAAGTTGGTTAATGTTTTAG CATGCGGTTATAACGCAAATCATACATTCCGAGAGTATGCTCATCGAACTGGACTTCACATAGCTGCGGATAAGGGTCACTTATCTTGCGTACACGTATTAGTGCAGGCCGGTGCTCAATTAGACTTGATGGATAGAAATCAGTTAACGCCTCTGATGCTAGCTGCTAGCAAGGGTAAAGCCGACGTAGTCAAATATCTGATAAGGATAGGTGCCGATGTTACATTGAAAGGAGAGGATGGCATGACTGCTTTACATATGGCTGCAAAGTCTGGGCATTTAGACGTatgtcgaattattttaacagaatGCAAAGCACCGAGAACGTTAGTAG actCTGTGGACGACGGTGGATGGACGAGTTTAATTTGGGCATGCGAATTTTGTCATGCTGATGTCGCACGATTTTTGTTAGATAAAAAATGCGACCCGTTAATTCGAGATGCAGAACAAAATATAGCGTTGCATTGGAGTGCGTACAGCGGGAGTTCCGAAATCACCGAGATGCTCCTTAACGAAGGTTGCGATGTGAATGCTGTTAACGTTCACGGCGACACGCCTTT ACACATAGCTGCAAGGCAAGACCAGTATGCAGTGAGTGTTCTGTTATTAGCACGCGGTGCTAAAATAGGCGAAGTAAACGCTGCTGGTGAAACAGCTGTAAACTGTTGTACAAATGACGGGGACACCATGTCTGCATTAAGATTAAATGCTAAAGTTAATGAACTTTCTGAGCACATGTGGgagaaaacagtaaaaattttaactaa TGATATTTCGCGCGGCAAAGAAACGAATCCTATTCAATGCGTTAACGGACACGACGCCGAAGACAAGCCAACAGATTTCTT TCTTGTCGTTGCGAAGATAACTGTAGTTCAGAAAAGTGTTTGTGTGGAAATATTAGTCTCAGGTGTTGGTACGACGAAGAAGGGAAATTGA